A region from the Triticum urartu cultivar G1812 chromosome 1, Tu2.1, whole genome shotgun sequence genome encodes:
- the LOC125527306 gene encoding mitogen-activated protein kinase kinase kinase 17-like, translating to MAMAVGKQWTRLRTLGRGGSGAEVFLAADDVSGQLFAVKSATAACASALKREEGLMSCLRSPRVVSCIGGRDARDGSYQLFLEFAPGGSLADRVASNGGLDECAVRGYAADVAAGLAYVHGAGMVHGDVKGRNVVIGADGRAKLADFGCSKKAAADGPIIGGTPAFMAPEVARGEEQGPAADVWALGCTVVEMATGRAPWTGMDGNALAALHRIGYTEAVPEVPEWMSAEAKDFLRGCLIRQASGRCTAEQLLKHPFLAAAVDGAKPQAVESKSKWVSPKSTLDAAFWGSESDTEEAEHDSTAERRIGALACPASALPDWDSDEGWIDVLSAPTEAADADAVPAKETTGIIAGIIAITSEEESVLDAESGFPDIAVDVEHSRSFLDAGEAYEADPVVRHYQFLKSLVSGQLVSCTCKLSVQTVLFCNITTDAIEFVDTQTVSRLAPLLCFVRSYFCSPLLRDNDGFTRKKKIMIDELKEKLGWT from the coding sequence ATGGCGATGGCCGTGGGCAAGCAATGGACGCGGCTGCGCACGCTCGGCCGCGGCGGCTCGGGGGCTGAGGTCTTCCTCGCCGCGGACGATGTGTCGGGCCAGCTCTTCGCGGTCAAGTCCGCGACGGCGGCGTGCGCCTCGGCTCTTAAGAGGGAGGAGGGCCTCATGTCCTGCCTGCGCTCCCCGCGcgtcgtctcctgcatcggcggcCGCGACGCCCGCGACGGCTCCTACCAGCTCTTCCTCGAGTTCGCCCCCGGCGGCTCGCTGGCGGACCGGGTGGCCAGCAACGGGGGGCTCGACGAGTGCGCCGTCCGCGGGTACGCCGCTGACGTGGCGGCCGGGCTCGCGTACGTTCACGGCGCCGGGATGGTGCACGGGGACGTCAAGGGCAGGAACGTGGTGATCGGCGCCGACGGCCGCGCCAAGCTCGCGGACTTCGGGTGCTCTAAGAAAGCGGCCGCCGATGGTCCGATCATCGGCGGCACGCCGGCGTTCATGGCGCCGGAGGTGGCGCGCGGCGAGGAGCAGGGCCCCGCGGCCGACGTCTGGGCGCTCGGCTGCACGGTCGTCGAGATGGCCACAGGCCGCGCCCCGTGGACCGGCATGGACGGCAACGCGCTCGCCGCGCTGCACCGGATCGGGTACACGGAGGCCGTGCCCGAGGTGCCCGAGTGGATGTCCGCTGAGGCAAAGGACTTCCTGCGCGGCTGCCTGATCAGGCAGGCCAGCGGCCGGTGCACGGCGGAGCAGCTGTTGAAGCATCCGTTCTTGGCCGCCGCCGTTGACGGCGCGAAGCCACAAGCCGTGGAGAGCAAAAGTAAATGGGTGTCGCCCAAGAGCACGCTGGACGCGGCATTCTGGGGGTCGGAGTCAGACACCGAGGAGGCGGAGCACGACAGCACGGCCGAGAGGAGGATCGGAGCATTGGCCTGCCCTGCCTCGGCGCTCCCGGACTGGGACTCCGACGAGGGCTGGATCGACGTGCTCTCCGCACCAACCGAAGCAGCGGACGCAGACGCCgtgccggccaaggagacgactGGCATCATCGCAGGCATTATCGCGATCACAAGTGAAGAAGAATCAGTACTAGATGCAGAGTCGGGCTTTCCCGACATTGCCGTTGACGTAGAGCACAGCAGGAGCTTCCTCGACGCAGGAGAAGCATATGAGGCTGATCCAGTCGTTAGGCATTACCAGTTTTTGAAGAGTTTAGTTTCTGGCCAATTAGTGTCATGCACTTGTAAATTATCAGTGCAAACAGTACTGTTTTGCAACATAACCACTGATGCAATCGAATTCGTTGATACACAAACAGTATCCCGCTTGGCGCCGCTCCTCTGTTTTGTCCGCTCATACTTCTGCTCCCCATTGCTACGTGATAATGATGGGTTCACCCGGAAAAAAAAGATAATGATTGACGAATTAAAGGAAAAATTAGGTTGGACTTAG